A part of Oncorhynchus masou masou isolate Uvic2021 chromosome 30, UVic_Omas_1.1, whole genome shotgun sequence genomic DNA contains:
- the LOC135522162 gene encoding mucin-4-like, giving the protein MSYTNNHYIEANVVQRVASLPLFDSALKTVVSVYTDVKGRYPLLGVVGGVAEIGVRNASQAAILRATPLLLSLEPQIEVVNNYACMGLDQLEKNFPVLHQSTEEVLGHLKDAFFLTLDDVQLRVNDELDGMQGRWDKLTDATWYYILAVQESQLGQMATSGLDDILTRSEEAMAKYMPLTATLRLEWERSTQQYEDEVGEDEPGLWTRFRGLLLCLSLQLYHRLLKLRNRLEQAMGMLQDATERIGLSRLLEVVGSVLQRLQLLYVYQVLRLDIMRRLALDQLKAQVRVLAELGPVKQLLGLPAQVQLVVADLQELGKILLQLLVNSTPLYNMLQQPSDQDVEDFLNHQESMFSDTTRRSSANSLFLKAMDGRPHKRTSSYARSQRGSTSAPSPAPAKPPNSSRGSQKQDDQTLSLELKDLDLPFTIAVCQRSSVRRGSSSSINPSDPSPVPDPAPANPANGDDQPLSRHGSQKPVDQPLSLQGSQKQEDQPSFVELYRTVCRRSSAMKFLLAPIIQYLSPEPLSDEIVIPEVESTKFHADTRDESPTTRQSLSARSHWSSSNAVARKVETTEDLSPEQVSDEAIALEVESTEYYSDLDARDESPSRCKSLSSHSQRSSSSAGNPNDQPLSRRGSQKPGDQPLSRRGSQKPGDQPLSRRGSQKPDDQPLSRRGSQMPEDQPLSLELDPLELPSTSTVLRPSSAAEVLLGSILQYLSSAPPSDETIIPKVETTEDLSPEKVSDEAMALEVESTEYYSDARDVSPSRRNSLSAHTHSSSSSAGNPDDQPLSRRGSQKPDDQPLSRRGSQKPDDQPLFLELDPLELHSTSTVSHPSLAAEVLRGSILQDISSEPPSDKPVVPEVETTKNHTEARDESPPRSKSLSGRSRRSSSCAGNPSNIRQGTQMRNEEPLSVEFNILEVSSTSALRRRSLAAEVLLGPILQYLSSEPSSDETIIPEVETAETNAHTKDESPPRHQSMSPRSRRSSSSAVVPEVETTEYYFDEGNGSPLRRKSLSIRSCRTSSSGGNAPAPGLIPDNPHNDRQGSQMQDSLEELDTLAFPSTSTVRRRSWAVDVLLDPILQYLNPGHSEKADIEEVEISVVEATEH; this is encoded by the exons ATGTCGTACACAAATAATCATTACATTGAG GCCAACGTCGTGCAACGGGTGGCTAGTCTGCCGCTCTTCGACTCCGCCCTGAAAACTGTTGTTTCAGTTTACACGGACGTAAAGGGCCGTTACCCGCTCCTGGGTGTGGTGGGGGGCGTGGCTGAGATTGGGGTGCGTAATGCGTCCCAGGCTGCCATTCTCCGTGCCACACCCCTCCTACTTAGTCTGGAGCCCCAGA TTGAGGTTGTCAATAACTATGCTTGTATGGGCTTGGATCAGCTGGAAAAGAACTTTCCCGTCCTGCACCAGTCTACAGAGGAG GTATTGGGTCACCTGAAGGATGCCTTCTTTCTGACCCTGGATGACGTGCAACTGCGTGTGAATGATGAGCTGGACGGGATGCAGGGGCGCTGGGACAAGCTGACCGATGCCACCTGGTACTACATCCTGGCTGTGCAGGAGTCACAGCTGGGTCAGATGGCCACCTCGGGCCTGGACGACATCCTCACACGCTCAGAGGAGGCCATGGCCAAGTACATGCCCCTGACGGCTACACTGC GCCTAGAGTGGGAGAGGAGTACACAGCAGTATGAGGATGAAGTTGGGGAGGATGAGCCTGGGTTGTGGACGCGGTTCCGAGGCCTCCTGCTTTGTCTGAGCCTGCAGCTGTACCACCGCCTGCTGAAGCTCAGAAACAGGCTGGAGCAGGCCATGGGGATGCTACAGGATGCTACCGAAAGG ATCGGCCTGAGCAGGTTGCTGGAGGTGGTAGGCTCTGTGCTCCAGAGACTGCAGCTGCTCTACGTGTACCAGGTGTTACGTCTAGACATCATGAGGAGGCTGGCCCTGGACCAGCTGAAGGCCCAGGTACGGGTCCTGGCTGAACTGGGGCCCGTCAAGCAGCTGTTGGGACTGCCTGCTCAGGTGCAGCTTGTGGTGGCTGACCTGCAGGAGCTGGGCAAGATCCTACTGCAGCTGCTGGTCAACAGCACCCCTCTCTACAACATG ctccAGCAGCCAAGTGATCAGGATGTGGAGGACTTCCTCAACCACCAGGAATCCATGTTCTCTGACACCACTCGCCGCAGTTCTGCCAATAGCCTCTTTCTCAAGGCCATGGACGGCCGTCCACACAAACGCACAAGCTCGTATGCCCGCTCCCAAAGGGGCTCAACCAGTGCCCCCAGTCCAGCCCCAGCCAAACCGCCCAACAGCAGCCGTGGCAGCCAGAAGCAGGATGACCAGACTCTATCTCTGGAGCTCAAGGACCTGGATCTCCCTTTCACCATCGCTGTGTGTCAACGCTCTTCAGTACGCAGGGGCTCATCCAGCAGTATCAATCCCTCAGACCCCAGCCCAGTCCCTGACCCAGCCCCGGCTAACCCAGCCAACGGCGATgaccagcctctctctcgccATGGCAGCCAGAAGCCTGTCgaccagcccctctctctccagggcaGCCAAAAGCAGGAAGACCAGCCTTCCTTTGTGGAGCTGTACAGGACTGTGTGTCGCCGCTCCTCAGCCATGAAGTTCCTCTTAGCCCCCATCATTCAGTACCTGAGCCCTGAGCCACTCTCAGATGAGATTGTTATACCTGAGGTGGAGTCCACCAAGTTCCATGCAGACACAAGAGACGAGAGCCCAACCACACGCCAGAGCCTGTCTGCCCGCTCCCACTGGAGCTCATCCAATGCCGTTGCACGCAAGGTGGAGACCACTGAGGACCTGAGTCCTGAACAAGTCTCAGATGAGGCCATTGCACTCGAGGTGGAGAGCACTGAGTACTACTCAGACCTAGATGCAAGAGACGAGAGCCCATCCAGATGCAAGAGCCTGTCTTCCCACTCCCAAAGAAGCTCCTCAAGTGCTGGCAACCCGAATgaccagcctctctctcgccGGGGCAGTCAGAAGCCAGGCgaccagcctctctctcgccGGGGCAGTCAGAAGCCAGGCgaccagcctctctctcgccGGGGCAGCCAGAAGCCAGATgaccagcctctctctcgccGGGGCAGCCAGATGCCAGAggatcagcctctctctctggagcTAGATCCCCTGGAGCTCCCTTCTACAAGCACCGTGCTTCGCCCCTCCTCGGCTGCTGAAGTCCTCCTTGGCTCCATCCTCCAGTACCTGAGCTCTGCTCCACCCTCGGATGAGACCATTATACCCAAGGTGGAGACcactgaggacctgagccctgagAAAGTCTCAGATGAGGCCATGGCACTCGAGGTGGAGAGCACTGAGTACTACTCAGATGCAAGAGACGTGAGCCCATCCAGACGCAACAGCCTGTCTGCCCACACCCACAGTAGCTCATCAAGTGCTGGTAACCCGGATgaccagcctctctctcgccGGGGCAGCCAGAAGCCAGATGACCAACCTCTCTCTCGCCGGGGCAGCCAGAAGCCAGACGACCAGCCTCTTTTTCTGGAGCTGGACCCCCTAGAGCTTCATTCTACCAGCACTGTGAGTCACCCCTCCTTGGCTGCCGAGGTCCTTCGAGGTTCCATCCTCCAGGACATTAGCTCTGAACCACCCTCAGACAAGCCTGTTGTACCCGAGGTGGAGACCACCAAGAACCACACAGAAGCCAGAGACGAGAGCCCACCCAGAAGCAAGAGCCTGTCTGGTCGCTCCCGCAGAAGCTCATCATGTGCTGGCAACCCATCAAACATCCGCCAGGGCACCCAGATGCGGAATGAAGAGCCTCTCTCTGTGGAGTTCAACATCCTGGAGGTCTCTTCTACCAGTGCTTTGCGCCGCCGATCCTTGGCTGCCGAGGTCCTCCTTGGCCCCATCCTCCAGTACCTGAGCTCTGAACCATCCTCAGACGAGACCATTATACCCGAGGTGGAGACTGCAGAGACGAATGCACACACAAAAGATGAGAGCCCACCCAGACACCAGAGCATGTCTCCCCGCTCCCGCAGGAGCTCGTCCAGTGCTGTTGTGCCCGAGGTGGAGACTACTGAGTACTACTTTGACGAAGGAAACGGCAGCCCACTCAGACGCAAGAGCCTGTCAATCCGCTCCTGCAGGACCTCATCCAGTGGAGGCAACGCCCCAGCCCCCGGGCTAATCCCGGACAACCCACACAATGACCGCCAGGGCAGCCAGATGCAGGACAGCCTGGAGGAGTTGGACACCCTGGCCTTCCCTTCTACCAGCACCGTGCGTCGCCGCTCCTGGGCTGTCGATGTCCTCCTAGACCCCATCCTGCAGTACCTGAACCCTGGGCACTCAGAAAAGGCCGATATAGAAGAGGTCGAAATATCCGTGGTGGAGGCCACAGAGCACTAA